In a single window of the Leptospira perdikensis genome:
- a CDS encoding AbrB/MazE/SpoVT family DNA-binding domain-containing protein, which produces MLKKLVQHGNSSALVIEKPILELLKIDQNSTLEVTTDGKSLIIKPIEKNLAKSLDKINKAHGKTLKKLAQ; this is translated from the coding sequence ATGTTAAAAAAACTCGTACAACACGGAAACAGCTCCGCTTTAGTTATTGAGAAACCTATTCTTGAACTACTAAAAATTGATCAAAATTCTACGCTCGAAGTTACTACTGATGGTAAATCTTTAATTATCAAACCAATTGAGAAGAATTTAGCTAAATCTTTAGATAAGATTAATAAAGCACACGGAAAAACTCTCAAAAAACTAGCGCAATAA